A genomic region of Equus caballus isolate H_3958 breed thoroughbred chromosome 1, TB-T2T, whole genome shotgun sequence contains the following coding sequences:
- the LOC111772489 gene encoding granzyme H-like isoform X3 — MQPLLLLLAFLLAHEAGTEDIIGGHEAKPHSHPYKALVQFLLKDQKNRCSSVLLRKDFVLTAAHCWGSPIMVTLGTHNIQEQERTQQVIPVREAICHPDYNPKNFVNDIMLLKGDSWGPLICENMAQSICSYGQKNGTPPAVFMKVSHYLPWIKRTMKCFSQQVSC; from the exons ATGCAGCCACTCCTGCTCTTATTGGCCTTTCTTCTGGCTCATGAGGCTGGCACAG AGGACATCATCGGAGGACATGAGGCCaagccccactcccacccctacaAGGCCTTGGTTCAGTTTCTGCTTAAGGACCAAAAGAACAGGTGCAGCAGTGTCCTCTTGAGAAAGGATTTTGTTCTCACTGCTGCTCACTGCTGGGGAAG CCCAATCATGGTCACCCTTGGGACCCATAACATTCAGGAGCAGGAGAggacccagcaggtcatccctGTGAGAGAAGCCATCTGCCACCCAGACTATAATCCTAAGAACTTCGTCAATGACATCATGTTACTAAAG G GAGACTCCTGGGGCCCCCTCATCTGTGAAAACATGGCTCAGAGTATTTGCTCCTATGGACAAAAGAACGGGACCCCTCCAGCAGTCTTCATGAAGGTCTCACACTACCTGccctggataaagagaacaatgaAGTGTTTCTCACAGCAGGTGTCATGCTGA
- the LOC111772489 gene encoding granzyme H-like isoform X2 yields MQPLLLLLAFLLAHEAGTEDIIGGHEAKPHSHPYKALVQFLLKDQKNRCSSVLLRKDFVLTAAHCWGSPIMVTLGTHNIQEQERTQQVIPVREAICHPDYNPKNFVNDIMLLKLERKAKQTAAVWPLSLPRGTAQGDSWGPLICENMAQSICSYGQKNGTPPAVFMKVSHYLPWIKRTMKCFSQQVSC; encoded by the exons ATGCAGCCACTCCTGCTCTTATTGGCCTTTCTTCTGGCTCATGAGGCTGGCACAG AGGACATCATCGGAGGACATGAGGCCaagccccactcccacccctacaAGGCCTTGGTTCAGTTTCTGCTTAAGGACCAAAAGAACAGGTGCAGCAGTGTCCTCTTGAGAAAGGATTTTGTTCTCACTGCTGCTCACTGCTGGGGAAG CCCAATCATGGTCACCCTTGGGACCCATAACATTCAGGAGCAGGAGAggacccagcaggtcatccctGTGAGAGAAGCCATCTGCCACCCAGACTATAATCCTAAGAACTTCGTCAATGACATCATGTTACTAAAG ctggagagaaaggccaAGCAGACTGCAGCTGTGTGGCCACTCAGCCTGCCCAGGGGCACAGCCCAG G GAGACTCCTGGGGCCCCCTCATCTGTGAAAACATGGCTCAGAGTATTTGCTCCTATGGACAAAAGAACGGGACCCCTCCAGCAGTCTTCATGAAGGTCTCACACTACCTGccctggataaagagaacaatgaAGTGTTTCTCACAGCAGGTGTCATGCTGA
- the LOC111772489 gene encoding granzyme H-like isoform X1, which translates to MQPLLLLLAFLLAHEAGTEDIIGGHEAKPHSHPYKALVQFLLKDQKNRCSSVLLRKDFVLTAAHCWGSPIMVTLGTHNIQEQERTQQVIPVREAICHPDYNPKNFVNDIMLLKLERKAKQTAAVWPLSLPRGTAQVWPGQVCSVAGLEARFNGHFSNHSAEVELTMQNDQECEFLFHGYYSRATQICVGDLKMMKNSFKGDSWGPLICENMAQSICSYGQKNGTPPAVFMKVSHYLPWIKRTMKCFSQQVSC; encoded by the exons ATGCAGCCACTCCTGCTCTTATTGGCCTTTCTTCTGGCTCATGAGGCTGGCACAG AGGACATCATCGGAGGACATGAGGCCaagccccactcccacccctacaAGGCCTTGGTTCAGTTTCTGCTTAAGGACCAAAAGAACAGGTGCAGCAGTGTCCTCTTGAGAAAGGATTTTGTTCTCACTGCTGCTCACTGCTGGGGAAG CCCAATCATGGTCACCCTTGGGACCCATAACATTCAGGAGCAGGAGAggacccagcaggtcatccctGTGAGAGAAGCCATCTGCCACCCAGACTATAATCCTAAGAACTTCGTCAATGACATCATGTTACTAAAG ctggagagaaaggccaAGCAGACTGCAGCTGTGTGGCCACTCAGCCTGCCCAGGGGCACAGCCCAGGTGTGGCCTGGACAAGTGTGTAGTGTGGCCGGCTTGGAGGCAAGATTCAATGGGCACTTTAGCAACCACTCTGCAGAGGTGGAGCTGACCATGCAGAATGATCAGGAGTGTGAATTCCTCTTCCACGGCTATTACAGCAGGGCCACCCAGATTTGTGTGGGGGACCTAAAAATGATGAAGAACAGCTTCAAG G GAGACTCCTGGGGCCCCCTCATCTGTGAAAACATGGCTCAGAGTATTTGCTCCTATGGACAAAAGAACGGGACCCCTCCAGCAGTCTTCATGAAGGTCTCACACTACCTGccctggataaagagaacaatgaAGTGTTTCTCACAGCAGGTGTCATGCTGA
- the LOC138915145 gene encoding granzyme H-like: MQPLLLLLVFLLPPEAGTEDIIGGHEAKPHSRPYMVFVQCLRGNKKKRCGGVLVQEDFVLTAAHCRGRLMNVILGAHNIRKQEKTQQVIAVRQAIRHPDYKRKKFSNDIMLLKLEREAKLTAAVRTLSLPWGTAQVRPGELCSVAGWGRVTPNGTGSDTLQEVELTVQQDRVCESYLRSYNSNTQLCVGDPKEEKSSFKGDSGGPLVCENVIQGLVSYGRRDGTPPQAFTKVSSFLPWIKETMKKL, from the exons CATCATCGGAGGACATGAGGCCAAGCCCCACTCCCGCCCCTACATGGTGTTTGTTCAGTGTCTGCGGGGGAACAAAAAGAAGAGGTGTGGCGGTGTTCTCGTGCAAGAGGACTTTGTTCTGACTGCTGCTCACTGCCGGGGAAG ATTAATGAATGTCATTCTTGGAGCCCACAACATCCGGAAGCAGGAGAAGACCCAGCAAGTCATCGCTGTGAGACAAGCCATCCGCCACCCAGACTATAAACGTAAGAAGTTCTCCAATGACATCATGTTACTAAAG ctggagagagaggccaaGCTGACTGCAGCTGTGAGGACCCTCAGCCTGCCCTGGGGCACAGCCCAGGTGAGGCCCGGAGAGCTGTGCAGTGTGGCCGGCTGGGGGAGAGTCACTCCAAATGGCACAGGGTCAGACACTCTGCAGGAGGTGGAGCTGACCGTGCAGCAGGACCGGGTGTGCGAATCCTACTTACGCAGTTACAACAGTAACACTCAGCTGTGTGTGGGGGACCCAAAGGAAGAGAAGTCTTCCTTTAAG GGGGACTCCGGGGGCCCTCTTGTGTGTGAGAATGTGATCCAAGGCCTTGTCTCCTATGGACGAAGAGACGGGACTCCTCCACAGGCCTTCACGAAAGTCTCGAGTTTCCTGCCCTGgataaaggaaaccatgaaaaagCTCTAA